A section of the Lutra lutra chromosome 3, mLutLut1.2, whole genome shotgun sequence genome encodes:
- the LOC125095621 gene encoding LOW QUALITY PROTEIN: collagen alpha-1(IX) chain-like (The sequence of the model RefSeq protein was modified relative to this genomic sequence to represent the inferred CDS: inserted 2 bases in 1 codon; deleted 1 base in 1 codon), translated as MTSSKLQRVTLPSVETLFFICISGRKWALKPKTPSPERQPGNVSGLRSPSGAPTRPATFSPTGSACLPALPXWQEPPRGEGGGGLGLGESPELPPRDGRGLPGPGLSRRVPIPPAVGPRARGVGTRERGGPGRRGEEAVRASPAKGSSVPLRESPGAPRVATALRPSYRRRARAAGAARVAAQPGLGETLRLRPDAALRPGVAAAVRDSGEEEGRAGRRGCSARGRQQVERAPRPPPASRERTIVLTTENGKLMVRKTEDPFCR; from the exons ATGACCTCCTCAAAGCTCCAAAGGGTCACTTTGCCCAGTGTTGAGACGCTCTTTTTCATCTGCATCTCCGGTAGGAAATGGGCGCTTAAGCCGAAAACCCCATCCCCAGAAAGGCAACCAGGGAACGTGTCTGGTCTTCGCAGCCCCTCGGGAGCACCGACAAGACCGGCAACTTTCTCCCCTACTGGGTCTGCGtgcctccccgccctccc ttgGCAGGAGCCGCCAAGAGGGGAGGGCGGCGGGGGGCTCGGGCTGGGGGAGTCGCCAGAGCTGCCCCCCCGGGACGGGCGGGGACTCCCGGGTCCCGGTCTGTCGCGCCGCGTCCCCATTCCGCCGGCCGTGGGTCCCCGGGCGCGA GGGGTGGGgacaagagaaagaggagggccGGGCCGCCGAGGGGAGGAGGCGGTGCGCGCCTCGCCTGCCAAAGGGAGCTCTGTTCCTCTGCGTGAGAGCCCGGGCGCCCCGCGCGTGGCCACCGCGCTCCGCCCGAGCTACCGCAGGAGAGCGCGGGCAGCGGGGGCTGCGCGGGTGGCGGCGCAGCCCGGCCTTGGGGAGACCCTCCGCCTCCGGCCGGACGCCGCTCTCCGCCCCGGGGTGGCCGCGGCTGTGAGGGACAGCGGCGAAGAGGAAGGACGCGCTGGGCGCCGTGGATGTTCCGCCCGCGGAAGACAGCAAGTTGAGCGCGCGCCCCGGCCGCCGCCCGCCAGCCGTGAGA GGACCATCGTCCTTACTACAGAGAATGGGAAGTTGATGGTCAGGAAGACTGAAGATCCATTCTGTCGCTAG